Genomic DNA from Azospirillum sp. B510:
CGGGCCCTCAAGCCCGAGCAGCTCCGCCAGTTCGCAGACGAGCTGCGCACCGAGACCGTGGACGCCGTATCGGTGACCGGCGGCCATCTCGGCGCCGGGCTGGGGGTGGTCGAGCTGACGGTGGCGCTGCATTACGTGTTCGACACGCCCTATGACCGGCTGATCTGGGATGTCGGTCACCAGTGCTATCCCCACAAGATTCTGACCGGGCGGCGCGACCGCATCCGCACGCTGCGCATGGGCGGGGGCCTGAGCGGCTTCACCAAGCGCTCGGAGAGCGACCACGACCCGTTCGGCGCCGGTCACAGCTCCACCTCCATCTCCGCCGGCCTCGGCATGGCGGTGGCCAGCAAGATGAAGGGGGAGCGGCGCAACGTCATCGCCGTGATCGGTGACGGCGCGATGAGCGCCGGCATGGCCTATGAGGCGATGAACAACGCCGCCTCCACCAAGTCGCGGCTGATCGTCATCCTCAACGACAACGACATGTCGATCGCTCCGCCGGTCGGCGCGATGAGCGCCTATCTGTCGCGGCTGATCTCGTCCAAGCCCTATCTGTCCCTGCGCCATCTGGCGAAGGAGATCGCCGACCAGCTGCCGCGCCCGCTGCGCAACGCCGCCCGCCGGGCGGAGGAATACGCCCGCGGCATGGTCACCGGCGGTACCCTGTTCGAGGAGCTGGGCTTCTACTACATCGGCCCGATCGATGGGCATAACCTGGACCATCTGCTGCCGGTGTTGCAGAATGTCCGGGACGCCGACGACGACAAGCCGGTGCTGATCCATGTCGTCACCAAGAAGGGCAAGGGCTATGGCCCGGCCGAGGAGTCGGCCGACAAGCTGCACGCCGTCGCCAAATTCGACGTGGTGACCGGCACCCAGTCCAAGCCGAAGTCGAACGCCCCGACCTACACCCGCGTCTTCGCCCAGAGCCTGATCGCCGAGGCGGCGGCAGACCCCTCCATCGTCGGCATCACCGCCGCCATGCCGTCGGGAACCGGGCTGGACCTGTTCGGGGAGCGTTTCCCCGACCGCTGCTTCGACGTCGGCATCGCCGAACAGCATGCGGTGACCTTCGCCGCCGGCATGGCGACGGAGGGGTTCAAGCCCTTCTGCGCCATCTATTCCACCTTCCTCCAGCGCGCCTACGATCAGGTCATCCATGACGTGGTGTTGCAGCATCTGCCGGTGCGCTTCGCGCTGGACCGCGCCGGTCTGGTCGGCGCGGACGGCGCGACCCATGCCGGCTCCTTCGACACCGCCTATCTCGGCTGCCTGCCCGACATCGTGCTGATGGCGGCGGCGGACGAGCTGGAGCTGATGCATATGGTGGCGACCCAGGCCGCCATCGACGACCGCGCCTCGGCCCTGCGCTATCCGCGCGGCGAGGGGGTGGGGCTGGAACTGCCGGAGCGCGGCGGCCTGCTGCCGATCGGCAAGGGCCGCATCCTCCAGGAAGGCACCAAGATCGCCATCCTCAGCTATGGCACCCGGCTGGGCGAGGCCCGGCGCGCGGCGGCGGAGCTGGCGGCGCGCGGCCTGTCGACCACGCTGGCCGACGCCCGCTTCGCCAAGCCGCTGGACGAGGATCTGGTGCGCCGGCTGGCGCTGGAGCATGAGGTTCTGATCACCATCGAGGAGGGCTCGGTCGGCGGCTTCGGCAGCTTCGTGCTGCAATTCCTGGCGATGGCCGGGCTGCTCGACGGCGGGCTGAAGATCCGGCCGATGGTTCTGCCGGACCTCTATCTCGACCACGACTCGCCGGCGAAGCAATATGAGGCCGCCGGCCTGACCGCCCAGCACATCGTCCGGACCGCGCTCCAGGCCTTGGGGATGGAGAGCGCCGCCGCGCGGGCCTAACGCCATCCGCCGAGCCCCTCCGAAGGGCGTAATGCCATTTGTCTAGAGGATTTTCAGCTTGTTCGACTGGTGTGGAGCGCGAGCGACGCCGTAAAGTGTCAAAGCTGAAATGGTTGCCCATCCGTGACGATGGGGGCGCCGGCGGCAGCGGGGGGCGGCTACGGGGTCAGGGGCGATGGCGCACATCATTGCGGTCACGGCGTACCGGAACGCGGAATTCGGCACCGATCCCGGTGTCGGGTGGACAGGGAATGCCAGCCAATCCGCTCTCGACGATCCGGCGATGCTGCGCTGCCTGCTCGACCAGACCCCGACGCCGACCGCCCTGGTGGAAGGGGAGGGCGACCGCTGTAGTTTCGCCAATGCCGCCTTCCGGGCTCTGGGGGTTGTCGCCGGTGACGGTATCGCCGAGAGCTTTCCCGCCCTGTCGCCCGCCCTGCTGGCGGAGGCGCGCAACAGCGGCCTGCCGCAGTCCAGCCGTGCCGTGGGCGACCGCTCGGCGGCGGGGGAGCGGTTCTGGGATTTGCGCGTCACCCCGATGCAGGGCGTCAACGGCGCCGTCCGTTCCCTGATCGTCACGGCGCAGGAGACACCGGAGTCGGCGGCGGAGCATGATCGCCGGCTGCGCGACGTCAGCCACCGGCTGAAGAATACCCTGCAACTCGTTTCCAGCCTGTTGACGCTGCAAACGCTGTCGAGCCGGGATCCGGAGGTCCGCCGCGCCCTGCAAAGCGCCGCCAGCCGTATCGGCATCGTCACCCAGGCCCATCAGAGCACCCATGCCGCCTTGCGCGCGGGCCGCATCGACGCGGGCTCCCATTTGCACGACCTTTGCCAGGAGCTGGAGGCGACGCTTCCCGGCGCCCACCGCATCCGGGTCGCGGCGGAGACGGCGGAGCTGCCGGTCGACTCGATCATTCCCTTCAGCTTGATCGTCAGCGAACTGGTCGGCAACGCGGCGCGGCACGCCTTTCCGGCCGGTGCGCCCGGTGTCATCGACGTGCGGTTCGACCGCAACGGCGCCGAGGGCTTGCGGCTCGAGGTGTCCGATCACGGCACCGGCCTGCCGGACGGATTGGATCCCAGCCGTGCCAACTCGCTCGGGCTGAAGGTGGTGCGCGCCTTCGTCGGTCAGCTGCGTGGCAGGCTGATCGTGGACAGCGGCCCCCATGGCACCCGCATGTCCGTCGAATTTCCCGCCGCCTGACGAACAGCGGCCCTTGGGCTTGCCCTTCCGCCCGTTCCGCGTCAGGAATGCGGCGATCAGAGGATGAGCGAGGGGCTGACGGCATGGCACGGGTGCGGGTTGACGTGGCGCTGGTGGAGCGCGGGCTGGCGGAAAGCCGAGCCAAGGCGCAGGCGCTGATCCTGGCCGGGCTGGTCTATTCCGAAACCCGGCGCATCGACAAGGCCGGCGACCTGATCGTGGCGGAGGCCCCGCTGGCGGTCAAGGGGCAGGACCATCCCTGGGTGTCGCGCGGCGGGCTGAAGCTGGTGAAGGGGCTGGACGTCTTCGCCATCGACCCGACCGGCCTGACCGCGGTCGATGTCGGCGCGTCGACCGGCGGTTTCACCGACGTGCTGCTGACCCGTGGGGCCGCCAAGGTCTATGCCGTCGACGTCGGCCACGGCCAACTGGCCTGGAAGCTGCGCAATGACCCGCGTGTGGTGGTTCTGGAGAAGACCAACGCCCGCCATCTGACCGCGGCCGAGATCCAGGATCCCGTCGACCTCGTCGTTTGCGACGCCAGCTTCATCGGCTTGGAGATCGTGCTGCCGGCGGCCTTGGCCCTGGTGGTGCCGGGCGGGCGGCTGGTCGCCCTGATCAAGCCGCAGTTCGAGGTCGGCAAGGGCCGGGTCGGCAAGGGCGGCGTGGTGCGTGAGCCGGAGCTGCATCAGGAGGTCTGCGACCGCATCCGCTCCTGGCTGGATGCGCTGCCGGGCTGGCGTGTGCTGGACATCACCGAAAGCCCGATCACCGGACCGGAAGGGAACAAGGAATTCCTGATCGGCGCGGTTCGGGAGGCGTCGCCGGATCAGGAATTCCGGGACCCGGTGACAGCCGCCGCTTGACCGACGTGGTGCCGGCGGCGGGCGTTGACCAGGATGTCGGCGCCCAGCGCAGCCGCCAGGGCGACGGCGCCGCACAGGAAGACGGCGGCATAGCTTTGACCGCTGTGGGTGAAGAGATAGGAATATCCGTAACCGCCCAACGCCTGGAACAGGGCGAAGGCCGTTGTGGCCCGGCTCCAGGCCGCGCGTTGTTCGGTCTGGCTGTGCGGTAGCAGTTCCTGGATGCGGCCGAGCACCAGGGGAACCACACCCGGCGTCAGGGCGCCGATGATCACCGCAGCGGCCCCGACGACCAGCGGATCGCCGCTGACCGCCAGGGCGGCGACGGCGACCGCCTGGAGCAGCAGGGCGATCCGGTAGGCCGCGGCGTAGCCGACCCGGTCGGCCAGTGATCCGGCGGCGACGGGTCCGGCCACCGACGCCATGCCATACAGCACCCAATAGAGGGCGCCGACATCCGCGCCATGACCCAGGCCGCGGGCGACATAGTCGACCAGCAGCAGCATGGCCGGCACCAGCCCCAACGCGTTCAGCGCATATTCGGCGTAGAGGGTGCGCAGGACACCTTCCTCATGGCGCGGCGCATGCTCCACCGCCGGAGCGGCGATCCCCTGGGGCGGGCTCGAGGGCGGCCAGCCGAACCAGGACAGGGCGGTCAGCAGCAGCGACAGCCCGCCCAGCCCCAGCCATGTCTCATGCAAGCCGAGCCGCATCAGCGCCGGCACGGCGGTGCCCGACGCGGCGATGCCGAGGCCGATGCCGAGAAAGATCATGCCGCTGACGAAGCCGCG
This window encodes:
- the dxs gene encoding 1-deoxy-D-xylulose-5-phosphate synthase, translated to MTATKTPLLDLCPTPAKLRALKPEQLRQFADELRTETVDAVSVTGGHLGAGLGVVELTVALHYVFDTPYDRLIWDVGHQCYPHKILTGRRDRIRTLRMGGGLSGFTKRSESDHDPFGAGHSSTSISAGLGMAVASKMKGERRNVIAVIGDGAMSAGMAYEAMNNAASTKSRLIVILNDNDMSIAPPVGAMSAYLSRLISSKPYLSLRHLAKEIADQLPRPLRNAARRAEEYARGMVTGGTLFEELGFYYIGPIDGHNLDHLLPVLQNVRDADDDKPVLIHVVTKKGKGYGPAEESADKLHAVAKFDVVTGTQSKPKSNAPTYTRVFAQSLIAEAAADPSIVGITAAMPSGTGLDLFGERFPDRCFDVGIAEQHAVTFAAGMATEGFKPFCAIYSTFLQRAYDQVIHDVVLQHLPVRFALDRAGLVGADGATHAGSFDTAYLGCLPDIVLMAAADELELMHMVATQAAIDDRASALRYPRGEGVGLELPERGGLLPIGKGRILQEGTKIAILSYGTRLGEARRAAAELAARGLSTTLADARFAKPLDEDLVRRLALEHEVLITIEEGSVGGFGSFVLQFLAMAGLLDGGLKIRPMVLPDLYLDHDSPAKQYEAAGLTAQHIVRTALQALGMESAAARA
- a CDS encoding sensor histidine kinase, which encodes MAHIIAVTAYRNAEFGTDPGVGWTGNASQSALDDPAMLRCLLDQTPTPTALVEGEGDRCSFANAAFRALGVVAGDGIAESFPALSPALLAEARNSGLPQSSRAVGDRSAAGERFWDLRVTPMQGVNGAVRSLIVTAQETPESAAEHDRRLRDVSHRLKNTLQLVSSLLTLQTLSSRDPEVRRALQSAASRIGIVTQAHQSTHAALRAGRIDAGSHLHDLCQELEATLPGAHRIRVAAETAELPVDSIIPFSLIVSELVGNAARHAFPAGAPGVIDVRFDRNGAEGLRLEVSDHGTGLPDGLDPSRANSLGLKVVRAFVGQLRGRLIVDSGPHGTRMSVEFPAA
- a CDS encoding TlyA family RNA methyltransferase, which encodes MARVRVDVALVERGLAESRAKAQALILAGLVYSETRRIDKAGDLIVAEAPLAVKGQDHPWVSRGGLKLVKGLDVFAIDPTGLTAVDVGASTGGFTDVLLTRGAAKVYAVDVGHGQLAWKLRNDPRVVVLEKTNARHLTAAEIQDPVDLVVCDASFIGLEIVLPAALALVVPGGRLVALIKPQFEVGKGRVGKGGVVREPELHQEVCDRIRSWLDALPGWRVLDITESPITGPEGNKEFLIGAVREASPDQEFRDPVTAAA
- a CDS encoding YbfB/YjiJ family MFS transporter; this encodes MTSATATAGRPKDRLDRAAWMATFAGIAGSLVAIGLARFAYSPLVPSLIEARWFSAGDAVTLGAANFAGYLAGALLGWPLAGLLPNRALLRLLMLAASLAFIACAYPLSLGWFFGWRFLSGLAGGAIMVLVATSILPHIPASRRGFVSGMIFLGIGLGIAASGTAVPALMRLGLHETWLGLGGLSLLLTALSWFGWPPSSPPQGIAAPAVEHAPRHEEGVLRTLYAEYALNALGLVPAMLLLVDYVARGLGHGADVGALYWVLYGMASVAGPVAAGSLADRVGYAAAYRIALLLQAVAVAALAVSGDPLVVGAAAVIIGALTPGVVPLVLGRIQELLPHSQTEQRAAWSRATTAFALFQALGGYGYSYLFTHSGQSYAAVFLCGAVALAAALGADILVNARRRHHVGQAAAVTGSRNS